The Chloroflexota bacterium region AAGAGCTCCTGGGAGAAGATGCCCGCCGCTCCCTGGAGGAGCTGAAGGACCTCCTGCGGAAGCTGGAGGAGGCGCGCTACATCCGCCGCAAGGGCGACCGCTTTGAGCTGACGCCGCGCGGCGTGCGCAAGATCGGGCAGAAGGCCATCCGGGAGATCTTCTCCCAGCTGAAGAAGGACCGCGCCGGCAGCCACGAGATCACCAAGCGCGGGGGCGGCGGCGAGCCCAGCGGCGAGACGAAGCCCTGGGAGTTCGGCGACGACTTTCTGGTGGACCTGCGCAAATCGCTCCTCAACAGCGTGAAGCGCGAAGGCGCGGGGACCCCTCTGAAGATGCAGGTGAGCGACTTCGAGGTGGAGCGGATAGACTTCTCCACCCAAGCGGCCACGTGCCTCCTCATAGACCGCAGCCGCTCCATGGGCTATTACGGCAACTTCGCGGCGGCCAAGAAGGTCGCCATCGCCCTCCACACCCTCATCCGCAGCAAGTTCCCGCGCGATGTCCTCTATATCATCGGCTTCTCAGACGTCGCCACCCAGTTCAAGGAATCGGACCTGGCGGACCTCTACTGGGACACCGGCATCTCCGGCACCAACATGCACCACGCCTTCATGATGGCCCGCAAGCTCCTCTCCAAGCACAAGGGCGCCACGCGGCAGGCCATCATGATCACGGATGGCGAGCCCACAGCGCACCTGGAGCAAGGCGTCCCCTATTTCAGCTACCCTCCTTCGCCGCGCACCATCTCGGAGACGCTAAAAGAAGTGCGGCGCTGCACCCAGGAGCACATCGTCATCAACACCTTCATGCTGGAGAACAACTACCAGCTGGTGGACTTCGTGAACCTGCTCACGCGCATCAACCACGGGCGGGCCTTTTACGCCTCCCCCGATAAGCTGGGCGAATACGTGCTGGTGGACTACCTCTCCAACCGACGCCGCAGGGTGGCGTAGCATCCCAGGAGGACGCGCATGACCAACTACCAGGTGATCTCCGCCGATTCCCACGTCATCGAGCCTCCGAACGTCTGGAAGGACTACATGGAGCCGGCCTACAAGGCCCGCGCCCCCCATGTGGTGCGCGAAGGCGAGTTCGACGTGTGGAAATGCGAAGGGACGGTCCTAGGCCCGGTGGCCGCCTACGCAGGCGCCGGGAAACCCAGCGATAAGCTGAAGAGCCACGGCACCTATGAGAAGGACGCCCCCAAAGGCAGCTACGACCCCAAGGCACGCCTGGACGAGATGGCGGTGGACGCCGTGCAGGCGGAGGTTCTCTACCCCTCCGTGGCCTTGCGCATGTTCGGCATCCCGGAGCCGGACTTCCAAGCGGCCTGCTTCCGCGCCTATAACTCCTGGATCGCCGATTTCTGCAAGCCCTACCCCAACATCTTCAAGGGCATCGGCATCCTCTCCACAGACGACATCGAAGCCGCAGCGGGCGAAGTGCGCCGGTCCAAAAAGCTGGGCCTCTCCGGCGTCTCCATCTCGGTGAGCCCCGAAGGGCGGCCTTACAGCGACCCGACCTTCGATCCGCTGTGGAGCGCGGCTGAAGAGTGCGATATGCCTATTAGCCTCCACATCCTCACGGAGCGCAAGCACAAGCAGCGCATGGGCGAAGACTTCCTCTCCGGCCAGGTGACGGAGAGCGTGATGGTCCAGGACGCCTTGGCGCGCATGATCTTCTCCGGCGTCTTCCTCAAGTATCCCAAGCTCAAGATCGTCTCCGCGGAGAACGATATCGGCTGGGCGGGCTATTTCCTGGAGCGGGCCGATTACCTCCACGACCGCCGCCAGGTCTTCCACAAGATGGGCATCCCGCGCGATATGCTGCCGAGCCACTTCTTCCACAAGCACGTCTTCCTCACTTTCATGCGCGATCGCTCCGGCATCATGCTGCGCAGCATCATCGGCGTGGAGAACCTCATGTGGGCCTCCGATTACCCGCACCTGGACAGCACGTGGCCCAACTCCATGAAGTTGATCGAGCGCATCTTCGCCGGCGTGCCCGAAGGCGAGCGGCGCAAGATCATCGCCGAGAACGCCGCGAACCTCTACCGCTACGCCTAGGCCGCATGCGCGTCGCCCGAAGCCGTCTCATCAAAGCGCCGGTGGCGCAGGTCTGGCGCGCCGCCTCCGCGCTCGACGACTTGCCCAAGTGGTTCAGCAGCGTGGAGGCCGTCCAGCATACGGGCGGCCCTGCCGAAGGCGCGGGTCGCAGACAGCTCGTTTCGCGGACGCTCTACGGGCGCGAAAGCAGGCTCACTCAAGAGGTGACGGCCTGGGAGCAGGAAAGACGGATCGCGCTCAAGCACCTGGAGGAGACGGTGGACGGCGCGAAGGCCGGCGGCGTGCGTGATTTCCACACCATCATCGCCATACGCCCCATCGCCGACCGCACGGAGGTGACGCTAGCCTACGAGTGGCGTTCGCCCCTGGGCGTCTCCTGGCTCCTCAGCCTCTTTCTTGCCGGGCGCGTCATGGGCAAGGAGCAGAACGCCTCGCTCAAGCTTTTGGAGAAGCTGGCGCAGGGAACATCGTAGCGCCGCCGCTTGATTCTCTCTCGTCGTCGCGCTACCCTTCGCCTGTCTCCGGATCGCACCGTCTGACCCGTGCTCCATGAGCCTGAACCCCCGCTGAGGTGCTGCATATGCCCATCGCAACCATTGTGGAAGCCGCCCGAAAGGAAGGCCGCACCCTCCTGAACGAGGTGGAGGCCAAGCAGATCCTGAAGGAGGCCGGATTGAGCGTTGTGGAGACTCGCCTGGCCGCGAACAAGGCCGAGGCCCAGCGCATCGCCAGGGAGCTGGGCTTCCCCGTGGTGATGAAGATCCTTTCGCCGGACATCGCGCACAAGAGCGATGTGGGCGGCGTGAAGCTGGGGCTGAAGAACGAGGCCGAGGTGGCCGCCGCGCACGATGAGATGCTGGCGGCGGTGCAGCGCGCCGCGCCCAACGCTCGCATCGCGGGCGTCTCCATCCAGCCCATGGCCAGGCAGGGCACGGAGGTCATCATCGGCATGACCAAGGATGCCGCCTTCGGCCCGGTGCTGATGTTCGGCCTGGGCGGCATCTTCGTCGAGGTGTTGAAGGACGTGGCCTTCCGCGTGGTGCCGCTGACCCAGCGCGATGCGCGGCAGATGGTGCGCGAGATCAAGGGCTACCCTGTGCTGCAGGGCGTTCGCGGGCAGGCCGGCGCAGACGTGACGAAGCTGGAAGAGGCGATCCTGAAGCTCTCCGCCTTTGTGGATGCGCACCCGGAGATCAAAGAGCTGGACATGAACCCGGTCTTCGCCTACCGGGACGGCCTGGCGGCGGTGGATGCGCGGATCGTGCTGGAGGCGGCCTAGCGTCTAAAGCTGGAAGTCCACGTAACCCGGCGGGATGCCGTAGCGCTGCATCACCTTCTGCATCAGCTCGCCGGCGGCGCGGATATCCGGGTTGGACCGATAGGCGATGAGCTGCGTGGCGATGCGCGTGGAAGCGGCAGTATCGCCGCTGGCGAGAGCAGCCTTGAACTCCTTGGAGATCGCCACCACGCGCTCTGCGGAGCGGATCGCCAGGGTGCGCACCTCAACCAGTTCCGAGACCTCTACAGGGGCGGCGACCGCCGTCACATCCCGCAGATAGGTCTCCGAGAGCGCGATACCCCGGTCCACCAGCCGCGCGATGGCCGCCTGGTCCGTGGTGGAAAAGACGGCCGTTCCCGTGCCCTGGTATTCGGCGATGAACTTATTGCCGATCCCATTCAGCGTCTTCATATACTCGTAGGCCTTGAGCGCATCGCCGGTGAAGACGAGGACAGGCGTCGGCGAGGGCGTCGGCGGGCGGGTGGGCGTTGGGGGGACGGGCGTTGGTGTGGGGTCCTTAGCGGCCGAGCTGCACGCAGCGAGCATCGGCAGCAACAGGCATGCCGCCAGCCCTACCAACGAGATCCGCTTGCCTGCAAAGGCCATCGCCATCATGAGCACCTTGCCCGACTGGGCATAGGCGGCCGCCGGCGCGAGGACGAGCCTTCGAGATGACTTACACGATACCTCCTACAACATCGCTGGCGAAGGAGCCCCACCACTATACGGGCTTGTGCGCCATAGCACCACCGCGGGCACCTAAAGGAAACCGATGACGGCGGCGGCCAAGGCCGCTGAATCGTGGCGGAGGTAGTGGTTCGTCGCAAGGAGGGGCCTGGCGACGATGTTGGGCACGAGCCGCTCGCAGGCGGCGCGATCGAAGGCGACGGGTGTCGCGCGCTCGCCGGCGTACTTCTTCGCGAGGCGCGCTGGGACGGGCGCTGTGTTCACGAGGGCGTAGTCCAAGGCCTTCGCGTCGCCGAGGTACTTCAAGACAGTAGCGATGAAGCGGGAGGCGGTATAGCCGTCAGTCTCGCCGTGCTTGGTGACCAGGTTGCAGATGTAGACCTTCTTCGCTTTGGAACGGCGGATAGCCTCCGGCACGCCTGAGACCAAGAGGTTCGGAATCACACTGGTGTAGAGGTCGCCGGGGCCGATGACGATAACGTCCGCCTGGGCGATGGCCCGCGCCGTCTCCGGCAGGACCTGCGCCTTGCGCTGGAGATAGACGCGCTTGATGGGCACGTCCGGGTCTACGGTGCGGATGTCTATATGCGCCTCGCCGACGACGGTGTTGCCGTTGGCCAACTCCGCGCAGAGATTCGTGTCGGTCAGCGTCACCGGGAGGACGCGCCCCTTGATGCCCAGCAGGTGTCCCATCTCCTCCACGGCCTTGTCCGTGCGGCCGGCTACATCCGTCAGCACCGTAAGGAAGAGATTGCCGAAGCTATGGCCGTGGAGGCCGTTCCCCTTGTTGAAGCGGTACTCAAAGAGGCTCTTGAGCGTCGCACGGGCGTGGTCGTCCGGCGTGAGGGCCAGGAGGCACTGGCGCAGGTCGCCCGGCGGCAGGACGCCGAACTCATCGCGCAGGCGGCCGGAGCTGCCGCCGCTATCCGTCATGGTCACCACGGCGGTGAGCTGCGCCGGGTACTGCTTCAACCCCGAAAGGATAGTGAAGCTGCCGGTGCCGCCGCCGATGACGACGATCTTTTTGGAGGCGAGCTCGCGCTGAGAAGGGGGTCTGCGCGCCGCCCGAGCCGTGGACGCTGGAGACATCTGCCCACCTAAGGTGAGGATTAGGCGACCCAACTCAACGAACCCACATGGATTGTAAGAGGGAGATGCCATTTGTTCAATGCTCTCCAGAGGAAAGTTGCCCAAAACCACCCCATGCAGCACAGTGCAAGCCTATAATGGCTGTGGCGGCAGACTCCCACTCGAGGTGACACCCGTGCCACCGCCACGATCGCCGGAAGCCCGCATCGCCCAGCTGCGCCGCATCTTCATGCCCCGCGCCATCGCCGTGGTGGGCGCTTCGCCCACGCCGGGGAAGCTGGGCAGCATCATCGTCGCCAACCTCAAGGGCGCAGGCTATGTGGGCAACATCTACCCGGTGAACCCCAACTTCGCCGAGGTAGGGGGCCTGAAGTGCTACCCCTCGCTGGAGGCGGTGCCGGACGATACGGACGTGGCTGTGGTGGCCATCCCGGCGCCCGCCATCGCGGGGCTGGCGCCCGCCGCGGGCAAGAAGGGCATCGCCGGGCTGGTGGTCATCAGCTCCGGCTTTGCCGAGGTGGGCAACCGCCCCTTGCAGGATGAGCTGGTGCAGGCGGCGCGGGCCCACAACCTGCGCATCCTTGGCCCCAACATCTACGGCTACTTCTACACGCCCCTCAAGCTCTGCGCCACCTTCGCCATGCCCTACACGGAGCCGGGCGGCGTGGCCCTAGTCTCCCAGAGCGGCGGGATCGCCAACGCCATCCTGGGCTATAGCCGCTCCCGGCGCATGGGCGTCTCCGCCATCGTGGGCCTGGGGAATAAGGCCGATATAGACGATAGCGACGCGCTGGAGTTCTTCGGCCAGGACCCGCACACCCAGGTCATCGCCCTGCACATCGAAGGGCTGAAGGACGGTCGAGGCTTCCTGGAGACGGCAAAACGCGTTTCGAAAGTGAAACCTGTGGTGGTTCTAAAGGGCGGGCGAAGCAGCGCGGGCGCAAGGGCCGCCTCATCCCACACCGCCTCGCTGGCCGGCGAAGACCGCGTCTACGATGCCGCCTTCCGCCAGGCGGGGCTGATCCGCGCGCGCACGCTGGAAGACCTGCTGGACTGGTCGCGCGCCGTCCAGCTCCTGCCCGACCCTGCCGGGGAGAACGTCCTTATCGTCTGCGGCGCCGGCGGCCTGGGGGTGCTGATGGCGGACGCCTGCGCCGACCATGGCCTTTCCCTGCCGGCCCTGCCTCCGGACTTGCACCAGGCGATGAAGGCCTGCATCCCGCCCTTCGGCTCAGCCAACAACCCCATAGACGTGACGGGCGGCGAAGGCCCGGAGACCTACCGCAAGGTCATCACCCTTGCGCTCAATGATAGCCGCGTCCACGCCCTCGTCTTCGGCTATTGGCATACGCCGCTTGCGCCGCCGGGGGCCTTCGCCAAGCTCCTCATCGAGCTGGTGCAGGAGGCCAAGGACAAGGGCATCGTGAAGCCGATGGTGGCGGGCCTGGTGGGCGATGTGGAGGTGGAGGAGGCGGTGCGCCACCTGGAGGCGAACGGCATCCCGGCCTACGCCTACGCGGTGGAGCAGGCCATCGGCGCGCTGGCGGCCCGCTACAAGTTCTGGCGGGGGAAGCGGAAAGACGCTTAGCCAAGCCGCCTCTTCTCTCCGCGGTTCCGAACGGGGACTAGACGATCGTCGCTATACTAATAGTAGATAGTGATGAAGAGGTGAAATTGCACGTGATGTATGAGACTGAAGGCGGCGGGTTTCCCTGGGTGGCGCGATGGCCGAAGGTCCCGGCCTATGAGATCGCGAAGCGGATCATGGAGCGGCATGACTTCGCCAAAGACGCGAACGGACGGCTCTACCGCTATCTGAGCGGCGTCTACTTGGACGATGGCGAGGAGTTCGCCAAGCGGATGTGCAAGGAGGTCCTGGCGGAGGCGGAGCTCCTGGAATCGTGGTCGTCCCACAAGGCGGCGGAGGTGGCCGAGTTCATCCGCGTGGACGCCCGGCCGCTCCTCCAGCGCCCGGACCGCAACCGGCTCACTGTTGCCAACGGCATCCTGCACCTGGACACCATGGAGCTGATGCCCCATAGGCCGTCCTACGCCGTCACCGTCCGGCTGCCCATCGTCTACGACCCGAAGGCCAAGTGCCCCAGCTGGCTCCGCTTCGCGCAGGACTGGTTCGGCGAAGAGGGCCCCACTTTTGTGCCGGAGACGGCGGCCTGGCTCATGACGCCCGACCTCTCCCTGCAGAAGGCCCTGCTCCTCTTGGGCGAAGGCGGCGAGGGGAAGAGCCGCTTCCTGGCGGGGCTGCGCGCCTTCCTGGGCGGCAGCAACGTCAGCACCATCGCCCTCCACCAGCTGGAGGAGGACCGCTTCAAGGCGGCGCGGCTCCAGGGCAAGCTCGCCAACTTCTACGCCGACCTGCCCTCCACCTACCTGCAAAGCACGAGCCTCTTCAAGAGCCTTGTAGCCGGCGATGCCATAACCGGAGAGCAGAAGTTCAGGGAGAGCTTCGACTTCCAGCCCTTCGCGCGGCTCGTCTTCTCCGCCAACACGCCGCCGCGCTCGGCGGACGCCTCCTCGGCCTTCTTCTCGCGGTGGATCGTCGTGCGCTTCAAGCGGCGCTTTAGGGACGAGGCGGACCAGGTCTCCCCCCAGGAGATAGACCGCCTGCTGGCCGACCCCACGGAGCGGGCCGGGCTCTTGAACCTGGCGCTGGCGGCCCTGCCGCGCCTGCGGCAGCGGGGCTTCACCATAACGGCGGCGATGCAGGAGGCCTATAACGAGTTCGTGGAGGCCACGGACCCCTTCACCGTCTGGCTCAACGCCCGCACGGTGGAGGACGCGGAGGCATTCACCCCCTGCAGCGAGCTCATGGCCGCCTACCGCGACTACGCGCTGGAGCACAGCCTGGGCGTCAGCGTGACCAGGGTAGCGATCGGCAACGCCTTGCGCAGGGCGCGTCCGCGGGTGCGCTACGCGCAGAAAGCGGTTGCCGGCAAGACGATGTGGAGCTACATAGGTATCATGCTGCGAAAAGAGTCCCACGACTCACGCAACTCACGGACTTCACGGGCTTTCCCCAACTCTAGTCAATCGCGGGAGGAAACAATACGACAAAGAAATGGAGAGGAGTCCGTTAACTCCGTGAGTCCCGTGACTTCCACGCCATCGCCGCTGGTGGCGGAGGCGCTGCAGCAGGGCGGGAGGGTGGTGTGACATCCGCCCCTTGATGGCTCTGTTACCTTGAAGGACAGGGTTCAAGTTTCGTTGTCAGTCATATCTTCGCATCTGCTATCCTGTCTCCCGGCACTTCGCCGGGAGGGCGCATGCAGCGCGTCGCGGTCACGGGCGTCAGCGGCTACATCGGCGCACAGCTCATGGCGCGGCTGGCGGCCCACCCCTCCGTGGAGGCAATCATCGGCGTGGACGCCCGGCCGCCGCGGCAATCGCCTCCCAAGCTCACCTTCGTCCGGCATGACATCACCAAGCCCTTCGATGGGCTCTTCGCCCAGCACCGCGTGGATGCCGCCGTCCACCTTGCCTTCGTCGTCGCGCCCACGCGGCGGGAGGCCTGGGCCGCGCGCATCAATGTAGACGGCACGCGGCACTTCCTCCGGGCCTGCGGCCAGGGCAACCTCGGCTACCTGCTCTACCTGGGCAGCACCTCCGTCTACGGCGCCCATGCCGATAACCCCGTGCCGCTGACGGAGGATGCGCCCCTTCGACCGAACCCGCGCTTCCAGTATGCCCGCGATAAGGCGACGACGGAGCGGCTCTTCGATGAGTACGCCAAGAGCCACCCGAACAGCAAGGTGACGGTCCTGCGCGGCGCGCCCGTCATGGGCCCCGGCGGGGCCAAGGCCATCGGCGCGAAGGTATTCCAGCCGGTGATGGTGCGCATGCTGGGCCGCAACCCGCCGGTGCAGTTCCTGCATGAAGACGATCTCATCGCCATCCTGGTCATGCTGCTGGAGCGCGAAGCGCCCGGCACCTACAACGTCGCCGCCGATGGCACGGTCCCCTACAGCAGAGTGGCGAAGATGGCCAAGCGGCCCATGATCGCCCTGCCCAAGTCGCTCCTCGGCGGCGTCATGGACCTGGCGTGGAAGCTGCGCCTGCAACAGCAGTCGAACTCGGCCGGCCTCGACTACATCGCCTACCCGTGGGTCGCGAGCAATGAGAAGCTGAAGCAGGCCACCGGCTTCCGCTACCGCTACACCACAGAGCAGACCATCGAGTCTTTCCTGCGGCAGGCCAAGCGCTAGATGCGCCTCCACGTTGCGCTGACGCCTGCCGAGCTGAAGAGCCTCGACCTTCCCCAGTGGCGGGCCGTGGTGATAGACGTCACCCGCGCCACCTCCACCATCAGCCAGGCCATCGCCTCCGGCGCGGAGCGCATCATCCCTGTCGCCTCTATCGCAGAGGCGCGGCGCGTGCAGCGCTCCCTGGGCGAAGGAGCGCTCCTCGGCGGAGAACGCGGCGGCCTGCGCATCCCCGGCTTCCACCTCGGCAATTCGCCCCGGGACTACACGGCCAAGGTGGTGAAGGGGAAGACCATCGTCTTCACCACCACCAACGGCACCCGGGCGCTCAAGGCGGCGGCCACGGCCGGGGAGACGCTCATCGGCGCCTTCCTCAACCAGGGGGCGGCGGTGCGCCGCCTGGCAAGGGCCAGGGGCGATATCGTGCTGGTCTGCGCAGGGCGCGAAGGCGAGCCGGTGCCGGACGATACGGCCTGCGCGGGGGCCTTTGTGGAGCGCCTGCTGGAGGCGATCGGCGATGCCGGGCCCACGGAGGAGGCGGCGCAGGCGCTGGCGCTCTCCGAGCGCTATCGCGGGCGCATAGCCGCCGCCCTGCGCGAATCGCCTTCGGGCAAGGCCCTCATCGCCGTGGGCCTCGGCCGCGACTTGGCCGATTGCGCCAAGCTGGACGCGCTGAAGGTCGTCCCAGCCCTTGTGCGAGGCGAAGTGGTCAGGCTAAGGTAGTTGCGAGACGTCCGTGTTCGCTCTCCTCTCCTTCGGTGGAAGGGAGCCTGCGCTGACTCTGCGAAGCAAAGTCGTGAGCGAAGGGAGAAGGCGGTAGGTTATGCTCAACGTCGTGCTGGTCGGCCTCGGTGGAGCCGTCGGCTCCATGCTGCGCTATGGCGTAAGCGCGTGGGTCATGGGCGGCAGCAAATCGTTCCCCTATGGGACGCTGGCCGTCAACGCCATCGGCTGCTTCGCCATCGGTCTCATCCTCGGCCTGGCGGAGACCCACGATTTCATCAACAGCCACACGCGCCTCCTGCTCACCACGGGACTCCTGGGCGGCTTCACCACCTTCTCCGCCTTCGGCTTTGAGACCTTCGCCCTCCTGCGGGACGACCGCCTGCCCGCCGCCTTCGCCAACATCGCCGTGCAGCTCATCGTCGGCCTCCTGGCGGTCTGGGCCGGCCATCAGCTGAGCCGAGCCTTTGGCGGCTAAGGGCAGGCTGGTATCATTGGATAAAGGAAGGCGAGGGCCATGAAATCCTACATCTTTGATGTGGTCATCAAGGAAGACCGGTTTGAATCAGGGGAGAGGGCCTTCAGCGCGTCATGTCCTGCGTTGAAGGGATGCCGCTCTTGGGGCCACACCTATGAAGAGGCGCTCGCCAATATCCGCGAAGCGATCGAGCTCTACATCGAGGACCTGGTGGACGCCGGCAAGCCGGTGCCCACGAGCCAAAAGCGCGGCGTGACGGTTCGCGATAAGCCCGCCGTAGCCGTCAACGTTCGATGAGCCAAACGCCCAGGGGCGTCTCAGCGCGCCAGCTGGTGCGGGCCCTTGAGGCTGACGGCTTTGCCTTGCGGAGGTCGCGCGGAAGCCATCGAATTTTCAGCCACCCGGATGGACGGCGTATCGTTGTGGCCTACCATCATCCGGGCGATACCTTCCCCATCGGCACGCTGAAAGGCATCATCCACGATGCCGGCTGGTCTGATGCCGACCTGCACAGGTTGGGGCTGCTGAAGGGCTAAGCCCCCTTCCCCTTGCCGCCGTTCAGCCCCGGGCGTACACTGGGTAGCCTTCAATCCCACCATGGCTCCCGCGCCTGCCCCCAGGGAGCCGGAGCGACTCATGCACATCTCCACCCTCCTGCAGAAGCACGACCCC contains the following coding sequences:
- a CDS encoding amidohydrolase, which gives rise to MTNYQVISADSHVIEPPNVWKDYMEPAYKARAPHVVREGEFDVWKCEGTVLGPVAAYAGAGKPSDKLKSHGTYEKDAPKGSYDPKARLDEMAVDAVQAEVLYPSVALRMFGIPEPDFQAACFRAYNSWIADFCKPYPNIFKGIGILSTDDIEAAAGEVRRSKKLGLSGVSISVSPEGRPYSDPTFDPLWSAAEECDMPISLHILTERKHKQRMGEDFLSGQVTESVMVQDALARMIFSGVFLKYPKLKIVSAENDIGWAGYFLERADYLHDRRQVFHKMGIPRDMLPSHFFHKHVFLTFMRDRSGIMLRSIIGVENLMWASDYPHLDSTWPNSMKLIERIFAGVPEGERRKIIAENAANLYRYA
- a CDS encoding YvcK family protein, which encodes MASPSYNPCGFVELGRLILTLGGQMSPASTARAARRPPSQRELASKKIVVIGGGTGSFTILSGLKQYPAQLTAVVTMTDSGGSSGRLRDEFGVLPPGDLRQCLLALTPDDHARATLKSLFEYRFNKGNGLHGHSFGNLFLTVLTDVAGRTDKAVEEMGHLLGIKGRVLPVTLTDTNLCAELANGNTVVGEAHIDIRTVDPDVPIKRVYLQRKAQVLPETARAIAQADVIVIGPGDLYTSVIPNLLVSGVPEAIRRSKAKKVYICNLVTKHGETDGYTASRFIATVLKYLGDAKALDYALVNTAPVPARLAKKYAGERATPVAFDRAACERLVPNIVARPLLATNHYLRHDSAALAAAVIGFL
- a CDS encoding 2-phosphosulfolactate phosphatase, which encodes MRLHVALTPAELKSLDLPQWRAVVIDVTRATSTISQAIASGAERIIPVASIAEARRVQRSLGEGALLGGERGGLRIPGFHLGNSPRDYTAKVVKGKTIVFTTTNGTRALKAAATAGETLIGAFLNQGAAVRRLARARGDIVLVCAGREGEPVPDDTACAGAFVERLLEAIGDAGPTEEAAQALALSERYRGRIAAALRESPSGKALIAVGLGRDLADCAKLDALKVVPALVRGEVVRLR
- a CDS encoding NAD-dependent epimerase/dehydratase family protein, whose protein sequence is MQRVAVTGVSGYIGAQLMARLAAHPSVEAIIGVDARPPRQSPPKLTFVRHDITKPFDGLFAQHRVDAAVHLAFVVAPTRREAWAARINVDGTRHFLRACGQGNLGYLLYLGSTSVYGAHADNPVPLTEDAPLRPNPRFQYARDKATTERLFDEYAKSHPNSKVTVLRGAPVMGPGGAKAIGAKVFQPVMVRMLGRNPPVQFLHEDDLIAILVMLLEREAPGTYNVAADGTVPYSRVAKMAKRPMIALPKSLLGGVMDLAWKLRLQQQSNSAGLDYIAYPWVASNEKLKQATGFRYRYTTEQTIESFLRQAKR
- a CDS encoding type II toxin-antitoxin system HicA family toxin, with the protein product MSQTPRGVSARQLVRALEADGFALRRSRGSHRIFSHPDGRRIVVAYHHPGDTFPIGTLKGIIHDAGWSDADLHRLGLLKG
- a CDS encoding acetyl-CoA synthetase, whose product is MPIATIVEAARKEGRTLLNEVEAKQILKEAGLSVVETRLAANKAEAQRIARELGFPVVMKILSPDIAHKSDVGGVKLGLKNEAEVAAAHDEMLAAVQRAAPNARIAGVSIQPMARQGTEVIIGMTKDAAFGPVLMFGLGGIFVEVLKDVAFRVVPLTQRDARQMVREIKGYPVLQGVRGQAGADVTKLEEAILKLSAFVDAHPEIKELDMNPVFAYRDGLAAVDARIVLEAA
- the crcB gene encoding fluoride efflux transporter CrcB translates to MLNVVLVGLGGAVGSMLRYGVSAWVMGGSKSFPYGTLAVNAIGCFAIGLILGLAETHDFINSHTRLLLTTGLLGGFTTFSAFGFETFALLRDDRLPAAFANIAVQLIVGLLAVWAGHQLSRAFGG
- a CDS encoding type II toxin-antitoxin system HicB family antitoxin, whose protein sequence is MKSYIFDVVIKEDRFESGERAFSASCPALKGCRSWGHTYEEALANIREAIELYIEDLVDAGKPVPTSQKRGVTVRDKPAVAVNVR
- a CDS encoding SRPBCC family protein; translation: MRVARSRLIKAPVAQVWRAASALDDLPKWFSSVEAVQHTGGPAEGAGRRQLVSRTLYGRESRLTQEVTAWEQERRIALKHLEETVDGAKAGGVRDFHTIIAIRPIADRTEVTLAYEWRSPLGVSWLLSLFLAGRVMGKEQNASLKLLEKLAQGTS